The Quercus lobata isolate SW786 chromosome 4, ValleyOak3.0 Primary Assembly, whole genome shotgun sequence genome segment GTAGAGTTTGTAGACAACTTTAAAACAATGCCTTGAATTGCTTCTGTTTCCTAATAATCATGAATAAAAGGGATTAGTGACATGAGAATATACCATTACAATATTACCTAACCTACTGTAAGTTAAACTCTTTTGAATAAATCAATAGGGTACATGCTGAAGTTTTCTAAATAACCACTTACCATATTTTTTGTTAGTACATCTTCAACATCCTCAAACAACCACAATTTACTACGTTTTCCAGGATCTTTAGGGAACTCTTGATAAACTATGTTTCTACCCATTTCTTGTAGTAAATCATGCATCCATATTGTAGTTTCATCCATTTTCACAAGAGATTTATCCACAAGAACCTCTAAACCAACATCAGGGTAAAGGCCGAGATAATCTAGTTTTTCTATTGTatcatttttgttctcattattaaagaaacatgcaatatgtAGAAATATTTCCTTCTCTACTTCATCTAGTCcttcaaaacttattttaagtACTTGGAGAATTTCACTTTGAGGAAATTCTTTAAGCCTATTTAATGTACTTTTCCATCTATCAATATCTCTACTAACCAAAAAGGAACCCAAAATCTCAATAGCTAAAGGAAGGCCTTTAGTATATTGTACAACATCTTTACACAGTTTTAGATAATCTTTGGGAGGATGGTCATTAGTAAAAGCTTTCAAACTTAAAAGACGAAGAGCTTCATCGTCATTCAATCCTTTAACTTCGTATATTTCATCTACTTTAAGTATACGAAGTAAATGCttatcccttgttgttatgatAATTCTACTACCAGAACCAAACCAATTACCCTTCCCAACTAACATTTTCAACTGGTCTAATTGATTTACATCATCAAGAACGAGAAGAATTCTTTTATAACATAATCTATTCTTGATCACGAAAAGTCCCTCATCAACATCTTGTATACTTATActttcatttaatatttttctaataagtAGTTTTTGCAATTGAATTAAACCATCTTTTTCACAAACCTCCCTAACATTACGAAGAAAGCAACAACCTTCAAACTTCTTCGAAACCATATCAAAAACAACTCTAGCAAGAGTTGTTTTACCAATTCCCCCCAtcccccaaactcctataatGCGAACATCATTAAACCCTATAGCCAAATGTGACTTGAATTTCACTCTAGATTTTATTCCTACAAGGTCTTCAATATCTTTTAAGGAAGCATAACTCAATTTATGCCATAACTCTCCCACAATATTTTGGATAAGTTGTGCCTCAGACCTGCAATGAAGAGAGAATGATATCTAGTGAGCACCACCTATAAATAGGACCAAAAAATGAAGTAGACAcccaattttctattttgttagCTAAAACAAGAAAATGTAAAGAACTTGGTGcaagaaattgaaagaaatataaaaatgtatattaATTAGACCaagtcaaaatattaaaaaaagtgtgAACATCTGTCACTTTActttaaagttaaaaacaagGCTTAAGATAATAAGAGTATTTACTTGAATATTTAGAAGTAACTAATATGTCAAATTGGATTACCTATCTAGTAGGTGCCACCCTTTGAGATTTGCCACTTCCCTTAAAGCAGCTCTCCATGTATGCACATTCTCTATGAAGTCCTTGAAACATTCTTCATGTTTAGAAAAGGCTTCGGCAAAAGAGCCTGTTTGTTTTCGTACATTAGATGGATCCACATCATAAAAAATTGGGAAAACTGTcgttttcatttctttcatgCATTCAATGATCTTTACAAGTTCATCCAAGCACCATGTTGAAGTGGCATAGTTTTTTGAGAGAATGACAATTGTAAATCTTgattcttctattgctttcaAGAGCTCTGGTTTAATAGATTTTCCTCTCTCAAGTTTTTCCTCATCTCTAAAGGTGATTAGGCCCTTTTGTTTCAAAGCAACATATAGATGGTCCGTAAAACTAGTGCGGGTGTCCTCACCTCTAAAACTAAGAAAGACATCATATTTCCACCGTGATGTTGAAGATGACGAAGGGGAGGCCTTTTGAGTGCTTATGGAAGACATTGGAAATATGTTGGCGAAACTTGAACTACAATaaagatgattaaaaaaaaaaaaaaaaaaagcgtgttcaattaaaattgaaagaaaaattataaggaaaaaaaaaaaaaaaaaaagataagaagaGAACAATTTGATGTGGAATTTTCATTTCTTGGAGTGAGTGAAAGTATAGAACAAAAGAGATGAACATGTgcaaaaagtgaaaaactaaCATATTTGATAAATGAATTTGCAGCAGTGATTGTATAGCTCACTATTCTAAGAAGCAACACATGATTCAGTTCCTATTACATGATTTCTTGTTTAATGAAGTAATGAccattattttgtctttttattgaGAGTTTGTAAAAGAAACGCGGGAGGCATTGCTAAAACTAATGTTACAACAAAATTCATAAGAGTCTCACATTTTGGGGTGATTCTAGCATTGCTGGGCATTCACTTCCGTTGTTTTCAGTGAAGtcaacatttattttttcaattttttaaacaactagTTACTAACCCATGCTTTGcaccattttttaattataatttgtaatttttttactttttaattataatttgtaaatattagaagtaaaaatgtttttttttttaagtcatatattattacatagaattttttttttattagtatttgtgTAGGCCATTAGGCCTCCTTTATTTTGTGGTTGAATTTGATTataaattgtttatatatatatatatatatttataagttgTAAATATCAAAATGTATTTTGTATCAtgcatgaaattatttttggcACTTTTCTTGCTCGATTGGGTAGCATCCTTATCAGTCCTTCTTTTCCTCATTCCAATTTTAATTTCAGTGGTTTCAAGCCATAAGGATCCATCCATCGTGCCCATCATGCATGTTATTGAATTATTTGGCTATTTTAATGCAAGAATATAGTTGGCTTTCCTATATTGTAATTTTCTCACtactttgttttgttattagttTCCTTTTGTAACCATAAAAGCAATAATTTGTTTAATTCTTAGttttgaatagaaaaataattattaatctaAAACCTCAGTTTTTCCATGATGAAAACTTCTTTGCAAGTTAATTGatatataaacaaaagaaaatcaagaagtGAACGagctaaaatgaaaaatctagagagagagagagagagagagagagagagagagtatttttGAGAGTTATCCCACTATAATATTGGGTTgaagaataataatttaaagagagagattatCTACATATATAacattgaaagttgaaacaatgTCATTTTTGACACCTATAATAAGTTTGAAGGGAAATGATTAGGTAAATTGATCCAAGCATCGGTGATCAAGGGTTAAGAAAATcagtaaacaaaaataattggtacaaaaaattattagatcAATTTAAGGGTCATTTGTGACACATTAAAGACATAAAtctttggtatttttttttttttttgagaaagacataaatcTTTGTTAGTAACACATAAAGGCATAgtaaatgtttctaaaaaaaaatgttttcattttggtgTGAAAATTTGACTATTTATATgctcatttcaaaattaatgatGACACAAACCATAAAAACTTTTATATACACCCTAAATTGCATTGGACATAAATTATATgtaactagcttgtaaccctatacatatgcatggatatacttaaagatatacaataagatgcataatataattcatatctatatatatatatatatataatttaaatattattgatagtcatttttatattttgttaactctttaaaaaaatttgtaaggatattattacgTATAAAATGttaattgtccatttttttttaattattgtgaaatatatatatattttttacgattcatttattttagactcttttgtttttgtacttaataactcacttggataaatatttatgacgtggtctcacatttgattttaaaattaagaaataaaactctttaagaataaataatttaggatacATAGCGCAAAActagaactctaatttgaaattctaatttaagtttcttctagttttacctattattacATATATAGATAACAAAATTGAATATCACCTACTAATCAAAATTTCACACATTCTAAACGCATTAAGATTAATTTGAAGTAtaccaatccaaacaaaaaaaatttaaaaacattggAATCAACGCCAAAATAATATCAAccactttcataaaaaaattatttaaaaaaaagtcaatatttgGCATAATTCCATACACATAGAAAaccatattttaaaatcaaaacattaaaataaatgtgagagagagagagagagaggtacctTTAATAGTGGAGATGGAAACTGAATATCACCCACCCACTAATCAAAATTTAAAGCATTCGAAACACATTAAGAGTGTGTTTGGatattgcttattttgctgaaattgaaaaattattgttaaaagtattatagataaaggtaaaagttagttgaaataatatagtgGAACTCATGAATAATGCCAAATAGTGCAgtgggacctatgaatagtagcaaaaataagctgaatagtgaaataattttaatttttaatcctaaCCCAAACGAACACTAAAATTAACCTAGAGTGTgtcaatccaaacacaaaaatacaaaacattgGCATTAATTTCTAAATACTAATACTAATGAACATCTttaagcaatttaaaaaatcaataggTGGTGTAAATTCTGTATACAAAGAAAATACACTATAAAACAAaagacattaaaaaattaagagagagagagagagagagagagctttgatagtatatgttaaaaacaaaaatgcaaagGTGGAACAAATTTAACCCAATACAATTATTAAGTTAATTGCTAtaaaagagacagagagaacatatttaaatatgtagaggagaaaaaaacacattacCAATAAGGGGGAGAGGAAGGTGAAAATGTTGGAGAAGACTAGAAGAGGAGGTGACATTATATGTTTAAGTAATTGAAACAAATGTTATTGGAACGTCAAAATAATGATGTTATATAATTATTAAGATAAGTCTCACtaatacccaaaaaataaatgtaaagaaatataaaaagataaacATTATGGAATTTCCATATACATTTTCATGCTATAAATGTATAGTTGTAGACTTTTGGGTTTTGTCctaattattacaaaaaaatttacaaactgttgatgtggtgagtgattattggtaaatgaaaataatgatgggtctaaatgaaaaccaataaaaagttggctacatcaacattttgtaaaaatgttataaaatagtttgtgggtATAGTATTTGTCCAGTATTATATATTCAATTATGCacccaaaatataaatataaaaaataataccaTATACACATTTTTGCTAGAGATGTATAAATTTAAAGAGAGATGcaacgtctacaacatttttacaacaaatcacaagtggttagttgttattagtttaaatttgaaactaacactaagattacttttttgccctaacaatagCAACCAGTAACAatttgccacttaggatttgttgtaaaaatgttgtagacatatcatttctcaaatttaaattagacatttattttatataagatagaaattttactctaccTTAATCTAAATACTTGAATCATGGCTTTTGGCCACTGCATCCCACAAttacttatacttgtagagtgatcaTCGCGTTAGTGGTGCACAGTGGTATTAAATGAGACATTTTAGGGGGGTCATATATAATTGTcctaatttaaatatttggtGGAATCGATAATAAACATTTAGCATATTTTTTACTACTCTTAGCacgatagtcactccacaaatataagtgcttgtagcGAGTGAGAGTAAGGGtcaaggttcaagtctctaggagaaaacttcacacacataaaTAGTAGAATGCtatctcaaatttaaaaaaagcatattttttatttctatttattaCTGACACATGACAAACATATTGACATGTGCAAATAATTCTTTGACACATGGTGGTATTTGTCCATGTAATACTAATTAAATAGAGGAATTTGCCACATGTTATCGTATTATGTTTTAAGAAAGGAATACTTGTCACCATAGAATGCATTCCCTAATTTGAGGATCCAAattttataatgtattataGATAAATAGATAGAAGTGAGTGTGAAAATTATTTACGCGCTATTATCTCTATAGAAGTGGGTTTGAAAAGTTAGATATTGTCTTTTCTATTTCTAGAAATACCCTAACATTTTTTTCGCAGCATAGAAACACAAAAAGTAatggtaaaaaagtaatttaaagtAAATTGACACATATAGCCTAtcatctctatatattaagaggattcatcTTCTTTATAAATTAAGAGAATTCATAAagttaggttatgtttggtaactgtttttcttttttattttattttttcaaaaatggttttctatttttgaaattaaaaaacttgtttgtcAACTcaaaatggatagaaaaccTGTTCTTAAAagtcaatttgtgaaggaaattgaaaacatgcaaaaggcTTTTTCAGTTTCTAGTCTccaaaag includes the following:
- the LOC115985093 gene encoding TMV resistance protein N-like, translated to MSSISTQKASPSSSSTSRWKYDVFLSFRGEDTRTSFTDHLYVALKQKGLITFRDEEKLERGKSIKPELLKAIEESRFTIVILSKNYATSTWCLDELVKIIECMKEMKTTVFPIFYDVDPSNVRKQTGSFAEAFSKHEECFKDFIENVHTWRAALREVANLKGWHLLDRSEAQLIQNIVGELWHKLSYASLKDIEDLVGIKSRVKFKSHLAIGFNDVRIIGVWGMGGIGKTTLARVVFDMVSKKFEGCCFLRNVREVCEKDGLIQLQKLLIRKILNESISIQDVDEGLFVIKNRLCYKRILLVLDDVNQLDQLKMLVGKGNWFGSGSRIIITTRDKHLLRILKVDEIYEVKGLNDDEALRLLSLKAFTNDHPPKDYLKLCKDVVQYTKGLPLAIEILGSFLVSRDIDRWKSTLNRLKEFPQSEILQVLKISFEGLDEVEKEIFLHIACFFNNENKNDTIEKLDYLGLYPDVGLEVLVDKSLVKMDETTIWMHDLLQEMGRNIVYQEFPKDPGKRSKLWLFEDVEDVLTKNMVSGYLENFSMYPIDLFKRV